From the Butyrivibrio fibrisolvens genome, one window contains:
- a CDS encoding metallophosphoesterase gives MSRVLVIPDVHLKPWIFDMADRVDENSYDDIVILGDLVDDWGKENDLDAYNETLDRAAEFGKEHDQSLWCYGNHDVSYLWDAMESGYSVQARITAIEGITRLERVLDERYRFVHKIDDVLFSHAGLTESFVFQTCGYHIKEIEDILARINRMGKQELWRDNSPIWARPQADFYRMFRDDLFYQVVGHTPVEEPLDLGGVLTLDLFSTYSNGDPYGNQKLYIVDTATRKFEEA, from the coding sequence ATGAGCAGAGTACTTGTGATTCCTGATGTACATTTAAAGCCATGGATTTTTGATATGGCTGATAGAGTTGATGAGAACAGCTACGATGACATCGTGATTCTTGGAGATCTGGTAGATGATTGGGGAAAGGAAAATGATTTAGACGCATATAACGAGACTTTGGACAGGGCTGCTGAATTTGGCAAAGAGCATGATCAGTCATTGTGGTGCTATGGTAATCACGATGTATCTTATCTTTGGGATGCCATGGAATCGGGATATTCTGTCCAGGCAAGGATAACTGCTATTGAAGGCATTACCAGACTGGAACGTGTTCTTGATGAACGTTATAGATTTGTCCATAAAATTGATGATGTGCTATTCAGTCATGCCGGTCTTACGGAAAGTTTTGTCTTTCAGACGTGTGGATATCATATAAAAGAGATAGAGGATATCCTTGCAAGGATTAACCGTATGGGTAAGCAGGAACTGTGGAGGGATAATTCACCAATCTGGGCAAGACCTCAGGCTGATTTCTACCGAATGTTCAGGGATGATCTCTTTTATCAGGTTGTGGGACATACACCTGTAGAGGAACCACTTGATCTAGGAGGAGTACTGACGCTGGATCTTTTTTCAACATACTCAAATGGGGATCCGTATGGTAACCAGAAGCTGTATATTGTGGATACTGCAACCCGGAAGTTTGAAGAAGCATAA
- a CDS encoding tRNA(His) guanylyltransferase Thg1 family protein — protein sequence MREMRFDEMDKKMRVYEQSLDQVLLPDIYMVARLDGRGFTRLTKEVCHFEAPFDEKFRDMMVKTTKTLMDCGFRVVYAYTESDEISLLFAADEDAFGRKVRKYNSTLAAEASAVFSLELGMAATFDCRMVPLPNAERVEDYFRWRQEDANRNALNSHCYWMLRKEGVSVHKATSELKGKGVAYKNELLFSRGINYDNLPSWQKRGVGMWIEEYGKEGFNPLTGETKMTTRKRIHVDYELPLGDEYGSFIRKFT from the coding sequence ATGAGAGAAATGCGTTTTGATGAGATGGACAAAAAGATGCGTGTTTACGAGCAGTCCTTAGATCAGGTATTGCTTCCAGATATTTATATGGTGGCAAGGCTTGATGGCAGAGGCTTTACAAGACTTACTAAGGAAGTCTGTCATTTTGAAGCACCATTTGATGAAAAGTTTAGAGATATGATGGTGAAAACAACAAAAACTCTCATGGATTGCGGATTCAGAGTGGTATACGCCTATACAGAAAGCGATGAGATTTCATTATTGTTTGCGGCAGATGAAGATGCATTCGGCAGAAAAGTGCGCAAGTATAATTCAACACTTGCTGCTGAAGCAAGCGCAGTCTTTTCGCTTGAACTTGGGATGGCGGCAACATTTGACTGTAGAATGGTGCCTCTTCCAAATGCGGAGAGAGTTGAGGATTACTTCAGATGGCGTCAGGAAGATGCTAACAGAAACGCTCTTAATTCACATTGTTACTGGATGCTCCGAAAGGAGGGAGTATCAGTTCATAAAGCTACGTCAGAGCTGAAAGGAAAAGGCGTTGCTTATAAAAATGAACTGCTATTCAGCAGAGGAATCAACTATGATAATTTGCCCTCATGGCAGAAACGAGGCGTAGGCATGTGGATAGAAGAGTATGGAAAAGAAGGTTTTAATCCGCTTACTGGTGAAACAAAGATGACAACACGTAAAAGAATACATGTAGATTACGAGCTGCCGTTAGGTGATGAATATGGCAGCTTTATTCGGAAATTTACTTGA
- a CDS encoding RNA ligase (ATP), translating to MRKLASIQKIKEVFPIPDADRLELVQVLGWKCVGGKGEFHVGDLVVYFEIDSFLPVCDEFEFLRKSSYRSNDFMGEGFRLKTMKFRGEISQGLCLGIDKLSKLQGMSLEEGMDVTEILGVREWEMPERAGSGGTMIGDRPGYIPKTDETRIQSAPELLNEFKGLPYYITTKMDGSSHSIGVRDGEISFTGHNFTYKDDGKSAFVEHVKTAGIPEKMKAYAEEHGLSSLVLQGEWCGEGIQKNRLRLKKPEWFVFTARADDKRTDLATLKEICRYVGCQMVPVEEEGDDLLAKYPDEAALLARAEGVGYNGTIREGIVIRPVTPVHSYTLSGPLSMKVINNKYLMKNDE from the coding sequence ATGAGAAAATTAGCATCAATACAGAAGATAAAGGAAGTCTTTCCAATACCCGATGCAGACAGACTTGAACTTGTTCAGGTTCTTGGATGGAAGTGTGTCGGAGGAAAGGGAGAATTTCATGTGGGAGATCTGGTGGTCTATTTCGAGATAGATTCCTTTCTCCCTGTATGTGATGAGTTTGAATTCCTGAGAAAGAGTTCCTACAGAAGTAATGATTTTATGGGTGAAGGATTCAGATTAAAGACTATGAAGTTCAGGGGAGAGATATCCCAGGGATTATGCCTTGGGATTGATAAGCTCTCAAAGCTTCAGGGGATGAGTCTTGAAGAAGGAATGGATGTGACGGAAATCCTTGGAGTTCGCGAGTGGGAAATGCCAGAAAGGGCGGGATCAGGAGGAACCATGATAGGTGATCGGCCCGGATATATACCTAAGACTGATGAGACAAGGATACAGTCAGCGCCGGAGCTGCTTAATGAGTTTAAGGGGCTACCTTATTACATAACAACCAAGATGGATGGTTCAAGTCATTCCATAGGTGTAAGGGACGGAGAAATTTCTTTTACCGGCCATAACTTCACTTATAAGGATGACGGAAAGTCAGCGTTTGTTGAGCATGTAAAAACAGCAGGTATTCCAGAAAAGATGAAGGCATATGCAGAGGAACATGGACTGAGCTCTCTGGTTCTCCAGGGAGAATGGTGCGGGGAAGGAATACAGAAGAACAGACTTAGACTTAAGAAGCCAGAGTGGTTTGTATTTACGGCAAGAGCTGATGATAAGAGAACTGACCTGGCAACACTTAAGGAAATCTGCAGATATGTCGGATGTCAGATGGTTCCGGTGGAAGAGGAAGGCGATGATCTCTTAGCAAAGTATCCTGATGAGGCGGCTCTATTAGCAAGGGCAGAAGGTGTTGGATACAATGGGACAATAAGAGAGGGAATAGTAATAAGGCCTGTTACGCCTGTTCACTCTTATACACTTAGCGGGCCTTTATCAATGAAAGTGATAAACAACAAGTATCTAATGAAAAATGATGAGTGA
- a CDS encoding T4 RnlA family RNA ligase, which produces MKSKILEFIENNTDSWEEKLNARLIRISRNGDLACFKYMAEADFSDPLVCEARGIMIDVVQLSVVCWPFDKFFNVQEQYAADIDWNSARVLEKIDGSMIKLFWYKGAWRFATSSTCDAGNAPVPGYKDLSYADIINKAENIAEIPFDKLNKDYTYVFELVSPFTQVVIRYDVTFLFFLAARNNKTGEELDTELLQFRRPRSFVLKSMNECLDAALALNKGDEIEDEGFVVVDGKHNRVKIKSPSYVAIHRISTNKVFTAKRMSELFCNGEDLSKLAKDFPANAHIIKYYDWQFAEIKHKTEDMMLYSRRLYEEYDHDRKAVAMTIKDSPYAWAGFRAIGNDKDITDIMAVLAPANVEKLIVEYPEISK; this is translated from the coding sequence ATGAAATCGAAGATATTAGAGTTTATAGAAAATAATACAGATAGCTGGGAAGAAAAGCTGAATGCAAGGCTCATTAGGATAAGCCGTAATGGTGATCTGGCATGCTTTAAGTATATGGCAGAAGCTGATTTCTCAGATCCACTGGTATGTGAAGCAAGAGGAATCATGATCGATGTGGTTCAACTTTCTGTGGTCTGCTGGCCGTTTGATAAGTTTTTTAATGTACAGGAACAGTATGCTGCAGATATCGACTGGAATAGCGCCAGAGTGCTGGAAAAAATAGATGGCTCTATGATAAAGCTTTTCTGGTACAAAGGTGCATGGAGATTTGCAACAAGCTCCACTTGCGATGCAGGAAATGCTCCTGTTCCGGGATATAAGGATCTGAGTTATGCAGATATCATTAACAAGGCAGAGAATATAGCGGAGATACCATTTGATAAGCTGAATAAGGATTACACATACGTTTTTGAATTGGTATCTCCATTTACTCAGGTTGTCATCAGATATGATGTGACTTTTTTATTCTTTCTTGCAGCAAGGAATAACAAGACCGGTGAAGAGTTGGATACAGAGCTTCTGCAATTTAGGAGACCCAGGAGCTTTGTACTAAAATCTATGAATGAGTGTCTTGATGCTGCTCTTGCGCTAAATAAGGGCGACGAGATAGAGGATGAGGGCTTTGTTGTGGTTGATGGGAAGCATAACAGGGTCAAGATAAAATCCCCGTCATACGTCGCTATTCATAGAATATCCACGAACAAAGTGTTCACAGCAAAGAGAATGTCAGAGCTTTTCTGCAATGGAGAGGATCTTTCAAAATTGGCAAAAGACTTCCCGGCTAATGCGCATATCATAAAGTATTATGACTGGCAGTTTGCTGAGATAAAGCATAAAACAGAAGACATGATGCTCTATTCCAGGCGCCTTTATGAAGAATACGACCATGACAGGAAAGCAGTAGCAATGACCATAAAGGATTCACCATATGCCTGGGCTGGGTTCAGGGCAATCGGTAACGATAAGGATATCACTGATATCATGGCAGTGCTTGCACCGGCAAATGTTGAAAAACTGATTGTGGAGTATCCTGAGATAAGTAAATAA
- a CDS encoding TIGR02452 family protein: MGRNDNVAIFQDTEKMCRENVRLRESIKQASENQKLILEGDSLFATEKDKYDESAKIVVSKKKTFEAASAYKGMKVAVHNFASATNPGGGVVKGSTAQEECLCRCSTLYSMLNVKEMWNGFYAPHRNVADPIHNDDIIYTPGVVVFKTDTAAPVVMPETQWYEVDVITCAAPNLRDNPSNPYNKNDGNRKAKISDRELFELHEKRLKRILDVAVANADEVVILGAFGCGAFQNKPEIVARAAANVINDYLYMLKNIEFAVYCSPKDSRNYDAFKRELARIANQR, encoded by the coding sequence ATGGGACGAAATGATAATGTAGCAATATTCCAAGATACAGAAAAGATGTGCAGAGAGAACGTTCGGCTAAGGGAGTCTATAAAACAGGCATCTGAGAATCAGAAGCTTATTCTGGAGGGAGATTCATTATTTGCAACTGAGAAAGATAAGTATGATGAATCAGCTAAGATAGTAGTCTCAAAGAAAAAGACATTTGAGGCTGCAAGTGCATACAAAGGTATGAAAGTTGCTGTTCATAATTTTGCGTCAGCAACAAATCCGGGCGGTGGAGTGGTTAAGGGATCTACAGCCCAGGAAGAATGTCTGTGCAGATGCTCGACTTTGTACAGCATGCTTAATGTCAAGGAGATGTGGAATGGATTTTATGCTCCTCACAGGAATGTAGCTGATCCAATTCACAATGATGACATTATATATACTCCGGGAGTTGTAGTGTTTAAAACAGACACAGCGGCTCCTGTTGTTATGCCAGAAACGCAGTGGTATGAAGTTGACGTTATTACCTGTGCTGCTCCTAATCTACGGGACAATCCAAGTAATCCATATAACAAGAACGATGGAAATAGAAAGGCAAAAATATCAGATAGAGAGCTGTTTGAACTTCATGAAAAGAGGCTCAAGAGAATACTGGATGTTGCCGTGGCTAATGCTGATGAAGTAGTTATATTGGGGGCATTTGGATGTGGAGCATTTCAGAATAAACCGGAGATTGTTGCCAGAGCTGCAGCAAATGTGATTAATGACTATCTGTATATGTTAAAAAATATAGAATTTGCTGTTTATTGCAGTCCTAAGGACAGTCGGAATTACGATGCATTTAAGCGAGAACTGGCTAGAATTGCGAATCAGAGATAA
- a CDS encoding YkgJ family cysteine cluster protein → MNDRQKMIEELMKHPIGKDQEFHFHCDQCGECCKNRVDILLSPFDLCRMAKALNKPLPEVLQEYGNLYLGNTSKMPLVSLKMREDNGKCPFLMDDNRCKIHSNKPTVCALYPLGRGASREAKKAKIFYILQPTTCGGMDEIHTPREWMGEFNLLESEQWFSVWQDIVMEISEQIRKVLPQMPGRSGDELLMGITEILYLHYKLDKPLIPQVKENGKLAEKMLMMVKGTLKEYRGWRG, encoded by the coding sequence ATGAATGATAGACAGAAAATGATTGAAGAGCTAATGAAGCATCCTATTGGCAAAGATCAGGAATTTCATTTCCATTGTGATCAATGTGGAGAATGTTGTAAGAATCGTGTTGATATTTTGCTCTCACCGTTTGACCTTTGCCGCATGGCAAAGGCGTTGAATAAACCGTTGCCGGAAGTGCTTCAGGAGTATGGAAATCTCTATTTGGGAAATACAAGCAAAATGCCATTGGTTTCGTTAAAAATGCGGGAAGATAATGGTAAATGTCCTTTTTTAATGGATGATAATCGATGTAAGATCCATAGCAATAAACCAACAGTTTGTGCTTTGTATCCTCTCGGGAGAGGTGCTTCACGCGAAGCAAAGAAAGCTAAGATTTTTTATATCCTGCAGCCTACAACTTGTGGAGGAATGGATGAAATTCATACTCCCAGAGAGTGGATGGGGGAGTTTAATCTTCTCGAGAGTGAGCAGTGGTTTTCTGTATGGCAGGACATTGTAATGGAAATATCAGAGCAAATAAGAAAAGTGCTCCCTCAAATGCCTGGCAGAAGCGGTGATGAATTATTGATGGGGATCACTGAGATCCTATATCTTCATTATAAATTGGACAAGCCGCTAATACCTCAGGTTAAAGAGAACGGCAAATTGGCAGAAAAGATGTTGATGATGGTAAAAGGTACATTAAAAGAATATAGAGGATGGCGGGGATAA
- a CDS encoding type II toxin-antitoxin system RelE/ParE family toxin: MSNFQINFYRDIDGSKPVGLFIRTLDVKMKAKVVANLHLLEEYGNLAREPLSKELEDGIFELRSGEGNNIVRILYFFDKGQIIIATNGFVKKQQKTPRGEIDLAKQRRIDYHSRKEAGTYE; the protein is encoded by the coding sequence GTGTCAAATTTTCAAATAAATTTTTATAGAGACATAGACGGCAGTAAGCCTGTTGGATTATTTATTAGGACTTTGGATGTAAAGATGAAGGCCAAGGTTGTGGCTAATCTTCACTTGCTTGAGGAGTATGGCAATCTTGCTAGGGAACCTCTTTCTAAAGAGCTAGAGGATGGAATATTTGAATTACGAAGTGGAGAAGGTAATAACATAGTCAGGATATTGTATTTCTTTGATAAGGGGCAAATCATAATTGCAACTAATGGTTTTGTTAAAAAACAACAGAAAACACCTAGAGGTGAAATTGATTTAGCTAAGCAGAGAAGAATCGACTACCATAGTAGGAAGGAGGCAGGAACATATGAGTGA
- a CDS encoding helix-turn-helix domain-containing protein: protein MSDLQELTNELMQDPEFKKEYEALQPEMDIARAILDARIHAGMTQLELSEKSGISQADISRLEKGTRNPSIALLKRLAEAMDSTLKIEFVPKKMVR, encoded by the coding sequence ATGAGTGATCTTCAGGAATTAACAAATGAACTTATGCAGGATCCTGAGTTTAAAAAAGAATATGAGGCACTTCAGCCAGAAATGGATATTGCAAGAGCGATACTTGATGCAAGAATCCATGCGGGTATGACTCAGTTGGAATTGTCAGAGAAGAGCGGTATAAGTCAAGCGGACATAAGCAGATTGGAGAAGGGTACAAGAAATCCTAGTATTGCGCTTCTTAAACGCCTTGCTGAAGCTATGGACAGTACTTTAAAAATAGAGTTTGTTCCTAAAAAAATGGTAAGATAA
- a CDS encoding bile acid:sodium symporter family protein, translated as MKRISDFVGKYMAWIVLIIAALALFMPGTCLWIQTKWINYLLMIVMFGMGLTMKTSDFAVVFSRPRDVIIGCLAQFVVMPLLAFALGKAFGLSDELLVGVVLVGTCPGGTSSNVITYLSKGDTALSVGMTSINTLLAPVLTPLLTYLYLKTSVNVDVKSMFISIIQVVLIPVGLGLLINKLFGKYTQKIVFALPTVSVTAICLIVAAVVSHNSEKILSTGLTIFMIVILHNLLGYLCGFLIGILFRMDMPRKKAVSIEIGMQNSGLATSLASSAFPQMPMATVPGAIFSVWHNISGAVLAGIYRRIDDQSMEE; from the coding sequence ATGAAGAGAATAAGTGATTTTGTCGGAAAATATATGGCGTGGATAGTTTTGATCATCGCGGCACTGGCATTATTTATGCCCGGTACCTGTTTGTGGATACAGACAAAATGGATCAATTATCTTCTGATGATCGTTATGTTCGGAATGGGATTGACGATGAAAACATCTGATTTTGCCGTTGTTTTTTCAAGACCAAGGGATGTTATTATCGGATGCCTTGCACAGTTTGTCGTCATGCCGCTTCTTGCTTTTGCGCTTGGTAAAGCCTTTGGGCTAAGTGATGAGCTGCTTGTAGGTGTGGTTCTTGTCGGGACCTGTCCGGGAGGAACATCAAGCAATGTCATAACATACCTGTCAAAAGGGGATACTGCTCTTTCTGTGGGAATGACGAGCATAAACACTCTGTTGGCCCCTGTATTGACGCCTCTGTTGACATATCTGTACTTGAAAACATCTGTTAATGTGGATGTAAAGTCGATGTTCATTTCGATAATCCAGGTTGTTCTGATACCTGTCGGATTGGGGCTGCTGATCAATAAACTCTTTGGGAAATATACTCAGAAGATTGTTTTCGCACTGCCCACGGTATCAGTAACGGCAATATGTCTGATCGTTGCAGCGGTTGTATCACATAATAGTGAAAAGATCCTGTCCACTGGATTGACGATCTTTATGATCGTGATCCTGCATAATCTGTTGGGATATCTGTGCGGATTTCTTATCGGAATCCTGTTTAGGATGGACATGCCCAGAAAGAAAGCAGTTTCTATAGAGATAGGAATGCAGAATTCAGGCCTTGCCACTTCGCTGGCATCAAGTGCTTTTCCGCAAATGCCCATGGCGACAGTTCCGGGTGCAATCTTCTCGGTTTGGCATAACATCTCCGGCGCGGTTCTTGCCGGGATATACAGGAGAATTGATGATCAGAGTATGGAAGAGTAA
- a CDS encoding cyclophilin-like fold protein, translating to MVSEIHTGRGGIYYKQDMYSFLFTLSVVLIALALSYLFFHGREHTTIGRFIIYCSVNLAAGDIVLDSGNQIVVFYGSNSWSYTRLGKINLSEKELTDLLGNEDVTLEIEKR from the coding sequence ATGGTATCCGAAATACATACGGGGCGCGGGGGGATCTATTATAAGCAAGATATGTACTCTTTCCTGTTTACCCTGTCTGTTGTCCTGATCGCTCTGGCCTTGTCATACCTGTTTTTTCACGGAAGGGAGCATACAACGATCGGTCGGTTTATCATATATTGCAGCGTTAACCTGGCTGCTGGCGATATAGTTTTAGATTCAGGAAATCAGATTGTTGTTTTCTATGGATCTAATTCTTGGTCATATACAAGGCTTGGAAAAATAAATCTTTCAGAAAAAGAATTAACAGACCTTCTTGGAAATGAGGATGTAACCTTAGAAATTGAAAAGAGATAA
- a CDS encoding pyridoxamine 5'-phosphate oxidase family protein → MSKHIEVNGKLVQANKRYSDLKQRQKSHISQWLYNAYKKQVAENITDDEALEPVFAKIDEAQIWIPEKEIRAQYRSKKIKFKKRMEATVLHDSFKFDYNAAASYWINKDKHSPKMPRQQVLAKITAFIEGHNTCTLATASEGHTRCTPIEYNFVDNCFYFFSEGGLKFRGLKKNKHVGMAIYEPYNGFGNLKSLQIEGMAGLVEPFSEEY, encoded by the coding sequence ATGAGTAAACACATAGAAGTAAACGGCAAGCTTGTACAAGCTAACAAGCGTTACAGCGATTTAAAACAAAGACAGAAGTCACATATATCTCAGTGGCTATATAACGCATATAAGAAGCAGGTTGCAGAGAACATTACAGATGATGAGGCTTTGGAACCTGTTTTTGCAAAGATAGATGAAGCTCAGATATGGATTCCCGAGAAGGAAATCAGGGCACAGTATCGCAGTAAGAAGATTAAGTTTAAAAAACGTATGGAAGCTACAGTCTTACATGACAGCTTCAAGTTTGATTATAATGCGGCTGCTAGCTATTGGATCAATAAGGACAAGCATTCTCCGAAGATGCCGAGGCAGCAGGTACTTGCGAAAATTACAGCCTTTATTGAGGGACATAACACATGTACTTTGGCAACAGCTTCTGAAGGACATACAAGATGCACACCGATAGAATACAACTTCGTGGATAACTGTTTCTATTTTTTCTCCGAAGGTGGATTAAAGTTCCGTGGACTTAAGAAAAACAAGCATGTGGGAATGGCAATCTATGAACCATACAACGGATTCGGCAATCTAAAGAGCCTACAGATTGAAGGAATGGCAGGCCTTGTGGAGCCTTTCAGTGAAGAGTACTAA
- a CDS encoding MmcQ/YjbR family DNA-binding protein produces MRDKIAKYLKKEYGTEPEYLWKRYPRFAVFRHDDNRKWYAAIMNVTPDKIGAMGCDEIDIIDVKIDDLMLRDVLLQQEGYYPGYHMNKGNWITIVLDGTVAFDEVCRMIDASYEITASAKKKQKFRQPKEWIIPANPKYYDIEHAFDNTDEIDWKQGAGIIKGDTVFMYVGSPVSAILYKCKVTEVDIPYDYEDKNLKITALMKIKLQKRYKPDKFTFDRLKSEYGIYAVRGPRGIPNSLSAALK; encoded by the coding sequence ATGAGGGATAAAATAGCAAAGTATTTAAAGAAAGAATATGGTACTGAGCCAGAATATCTTTGGAAGAGATACCCAAGATTTGCTGTGTTCCGTCATGATGATAATCGTAAATGGTACGCAGCGATTATGAATGTAACCCCAGATAAGATAGGTGCGATGGGATGCGATGAGATAGATATCATCGATGTAAAAATAGATGATCTTATGCTCAGGGATGTTTTGCTTCAGCAGGAAGGATATTACCCTGGCTACCACATGAACAAGGGCAACTGGATTACTATAGTTCTTGATGGCACAGTGGCATTTGATGAAGTTTGCCGAATGATTGACGCAAGTTATGAAATCACTGCGTCAGCAAAGAAAAAGCAGAAGTTCAGACAGCCTAAGGAATGGATTATTCCGGCTAATCCCAAGTATTATGATATTGAGCATGCATTTGATAATACTGATGAAATAGATTGGAAGCAGGGTGCCGGAATTATAAAGGGCGATACTGTCTTTATGTATGTTGGTTCACCGGTATCCGCAATTTTGTATAAGTGCAAAGTCACAGAGGTAGATATCCCTTATGACTATGAGGATAAGAATCTCAAGATCACAGCACTTATGAAGATAAAGCTGCAAAAGAGATATAAGCCTGACAAGTTCACTTTTGACAGGCTGAAATCGGAGTATGGAATATATGCTGTGCGAGGACCTAGGGGGATTCCGAATAGTCTTAGTGCGGCACTGAAATAA
- a CDS encoding (deoxy)nucleoside triphosphate pyrophosphohydrolase gives MDTSRKTINVVAALIRDGKRVFATARGYGNYKGWWEFPGGKVEPGESPEDALVREIREELDSEISVDEYISTIEHDYPEFHLSMRCYWCSLISGDLVLKEAEDAKWLDVETIDSVKWLPADITLIDEIKKRMA, from the coding sequence ATGGACACTTCCAGAAAGACAATAAACGTAGTAGCTGCGTTGATCAGAGACGGTAAAAGAGTTTTTGCCACAGCCAGAGGCTATGGGAATTATAAAGGTTGGTGGGAATTTCCGGGCGGAAAAGTTGAACCTGGAGAAAGCCCTGAAGATGCTTTAGTAAGAGAAATTAGAGAAGAGCTTGATTCAGAGATCAGCGTTGATGAGTATATTAGTACAATTGAACATGATTATCCGGAGTTTCATCTATCCATGCGGTGTTATTGGTGCAGTTTGATATCAGGAGATCTTGTGCTGAAAGAGGCTGAGGATGCTAAGTGGCTTGATGTAGAGACCATTGATTCAGTCAAATGGCTTCCGGCGGATATTACTTTGATAGATGAGATTAAGAAGAGGATGGCGTAA
- a CDS encoding multidrug transporter, whose product MDVNEKDWKLFRKYLPDWQENYMEKLIKDYIEFLKGDGLASDKFWGLEKKIKADRKNPGVLLQDVRRSNFYVHLASLVGYEVISMKDLDGFSDETKEIVERMVS is encoded by the coding sequence ATGGACGTAAATGAAAAAGACTGGAAGCTTTTCAGAAAGTACCTTCCTGATTGGCAGGAGAACTACATGGAAAAGCTGATCAAAGACTACATTGAGTTCCTCAAAGGTGATGGGCTTGCATCTGACAAGTTCTGGGGGCTTGAAAAAAAGATTAAGGCAGACAGGAAGAATCCAGGAGTTCTTTTGCAGGATGTCAGAAGATCAAATTTCTATGTGCATCTGGCGTCATTGGTGGGTTATGAGGTTATCTCAATGAAGGACCTTGATGGATTCAGTGATGAGACTAAAGAAATAGTAGAGCGTATGGTTAGTTGA
- a CDS encoding 4'-phosphopantetheinyl transferase family protein, with protein sequence MKAYYSNINNFKESTQGMKDLGFEERYASYLERISPERKEHLLSFKNEDDRLRSLAGSILLTDIVKELRDTLSASDHLSITNTASRSDASSISGLSEKNIFDDCTKKYPGLFNITFPISIKCEDIGKPYIAEAPDLKFSISHSGSYAAVVTATSAECKSIGIDIQTKDRKSVLDIADRFYTRFENNIIQSAVSNLEKEKLFYEIWSAKEAFIKCDGRGLSYGISNFNADITKNVITDLNGNVIATLKKQACPDGYACYVCYF encoded by the coding sequence ATGAAAGCTTACTATTCAAATATTAACAACTTTAAAGAAAGCACGCAAGGTATGAAGGATCTTGGTTTTGAAGAACGTTATGCCTCTTACCTTGAACGCATAAGTCCGGAAAGAAAAGAACATCTTTTATCTTTTAAGAATGAAGATGACAGATTAAGAAGCCTTGCCGGTTCTATTCTTCTAACTGATATCGTAAAAGAATTAAGGGATACTTTATCCGCTTCAGATCATTTATCTATAACAAACACTGCATCTAGGTCGGATGCTTCAAGCATATCAGGACTATCAGAAAAAAACATTTTCGATGATTGTACTAAGAAATATCCAGGCTTATTTAATATCACTTTTCCAATCAGTATAAAATGTGAAGACATCGGAAAGCCATATATTGCAGAAGCTCCGGATCTTAAGTTCTCTATATCCCATTCCGGTTCATATGCAGCCGTTGTAACTGCTACATCAGCGGAATGTAAGAGTATAGGAATAGATATTCAGACTAAAGACAGGAAAAGTGTTCTGGATATTGCAGATCGCTTCTATACCAGATTTGAAAACAATATCATTCAAAGTGCTGTTAGCAATTTGGAAAAAGAAAAACTTTTTTATGAGATCTGGTCTGCCAAAGAGGCTTTCATAAAATGCGACGGCAGGGGATTGTCATATGGTATCTCGAACTTCAATGCCGATATTACTAAAAATGTGATCACAGATCTTAATGGTAATGTTATAGCAACTTTAAAAAAACAGGCGTGCCCTGACGGATACGCCTGTTATGTGTGCTATTTTTAA